The Nostoc sp. 'Lobaria pulmonaria (5183) cyanobiont' genome window below encodes:
- a CDS encoding cysteine desulfurase family protein, whose product MQIYLDYSATTPTRKEAIAVMQTILTQQWGNPSSLHEWGQRAATVVEQARVQVAGLINAATPESIVFTSGGTEADNLAIMGVARLYAVPQHLIISSVEHSAISETVGLLEMWGWKVTRLSVDIKGRVNPLGLKAALRHNTALVSIIYGQSEVGTVQPIEELGKIVRSHGALFHTDAVQAAGRLPIDVQQLPVDLLSLSSHKIYGPQGAGALYVRPGVDFMPLLSGGGQEMGLRSGTQAVPIIAGFGVAAELAAQELATETPRLIELRDRAFAQLAEIPGLIATGDTCDRLPHHISMCLENADGKKLSGKTLVRQLNLAGIGISAGAACHSGKLSPSPILLAMGYSEKAALGGIRITLGRDTTEADIDWTVMVLKQILQRLTPDLSLVKR is encoded by the coding sequence ATGCAAATTTATCTAGATTACAGCGCCACGACTCCGACTCGAAAAGAAGCGATCGCAGTTATGCAAACAATCCTCACTCAACAGTGGGGCAATCCTTCCAGCTTACATGAGTGGGGACAACGGGCGGCAACGGTTGTAGAACAAGCCAGAGTCCAAGTTGCTGGTTTAATTAACGCCGCTACCCCTGAATCGATCGTTTTTACCTCTGGTGGCACTGAGGCAGATAATTTGGCAATTATGGGTGTGGCTCGGTTGTATGCTGTTCCTCAACATCTAATTATTTCCAGCGTTGAGCATTCCGCAATTTCTGAAACAGTAGGGTTGTTAGAAATGTGGGGTTGGAAAGTTACACGCTTGTCTGTAGATATTAAAGGCAGAGTCAACCCCTTGGGTTTAAAGGCGGCATTGCGACATAACACAGCCTTAGTTTCTATAATTTACGGTCAAAGTGAAGTAGGGACTGTGCAACCAATAGAGGAACTGGGTAAGATAGTGCGATCGCACGGTGCTCTGTTCCACACAGATGCAGTGCAAGCTGCGGGACGCTTACCCATAGATGTGCAACAACTCCCAGTAGACTTACTTAGCCTTTCCAGTCATAAAATATATGGGCCGCAAGGTGCAGGGGCGCTGTATGTGCGTCCTGGGGTAGATTTTATGCCCTTACTGAGTGGTGGTGGACAAGAAATGGGACTGCGTTCTGGTACGCAAGCAGTACCGATAATTGCCGGATTTGGTGTAGCAGCAGAATTAGCAGCGCAAGAATTAGCTACAGAAACACCACGGTTAATTGAATTACGCGATCGCGCTTTTGCCCAATTAGCTGAGATTCCTGGTTTAATTGCTACAGGGGATACTTGCGATCGTTTACCTCACCATATCAGTATGTGCTTAGAAAACGCCGACGGGAAAAAACTTAGCGGTAAAACCTTGGTAAGACAGCTAAACCTTGCTGGTATTGGTATCAGTGCTGGTGCTGCTTGTCACAGTGGTAAACTTAGCCCTAGTCCAATATTGTTAGCAATGGGCTATTCTGAAAAAGCTGCCTTGGGCGGAATTCGCATCACATTGGGGCGTGATACTACCGAAGCTGATATAGATTGGACAGTGATGGTATTGAAGCAAATTTTGCAAAGGCTA